The Anaerolineales bacterium region ATCTCAGCCAGCCCATTGACGTCGGCGCGGCGTTCGGGCCCGACGCGCACTTTGATCAGCGCCAGATCGCGCGTCACCGACGGTTGATGCGTCACATCCTGCACGTCAATCACGTTGACGAGTTTGTACAGGTTCGCTTCGATGCGATGCGCGTCAATGTCGCCGTTGGGGCAATCCACAACTACGGTAATGCGCGAAACGTCCGGGTCCTCCGTCCGCCCCGCCGCAAGCGACTCGATGTTGAAGTTGCGCCGTCGAAACAACGACGCCACGCGGTTCAACACGCCAGGCTTGTTTTCCGCTAATGCGATAAAGGTGTAGTTCATTTCATTTCTCCAATTTTCATCACGTCGTTGCAAGCCAAAGGCGAAGCAATTTCATCGAAACAACCATTTGCCTGATAACAGAAGATTGCTTCTCGAAGACTCGCAACGACATTATGCTTTTACTGGTCTCCGTATCATCTCATGCAGCGCGGCGCCCTGCGGGACCATCGGGTAGACGGCTTCTTCCTGTTCCACTTTGAATTCCAGCACAACAGGTCCATTGATCTGACGCGCCCACGCGATGGCGTCGTCCACTTCGTCGCGTTGAGTCACGCGCCGCGCAGGAACTCCGTGCGCCTCCGCCAATTTCACAAAATCAGGCGTGAGCATGTTCACCGCCGAATATCGCTTGTCGAAGAAGAACTCCTGCCACTGACGAACCATGCCGAGGAAATTGTTGTTCATAATGGCGACCTTGACGTTCGCACCCTCTTGTACGGCGGTCGTCAACTCGGCGGCGGTCATTTGGAATCCGCCGTCGCCAGCTACCGCCCAAATTTCCTGATCCTTCGCCGCGAACCACGCGCCGATCGCCGAAGGGAGGCCAAAGCCCATCGTTCCCGCGCCGCCCGAAGTCAGCCAGCGATTCGGTTTTTCCAGCTGATAGTATTGTGCGGTCC contains the following coding sequences:
- the ilvN gene encoding acetolactate synthase small subunit, yielding MNYTFIALAENKPGVLNRVASLFRRRNFNIESLAAGRTEDPDVSRITVVVDCPNGDIDAHRIEANLYKLVNVIDVQDVTHQPSVTRDLALIKVRVGPERRADVNGLAEIFRARIVDVARDSLILEMTGTEDKIESMIELLRPLGIVEVVRTGQITMTRGVNDGIRRVAGTNGNRYEDVMELAEMAP